One Dunckerocampus dactyliophorus isolate RoL2022-P2 chromosome 18, RoL_Ddac_1.1, whole genome shotgun sequence genomic region harbors:
- the sox8a gene encoding transcription factor SOX-8a, whose amino-acid sequence MLKMTEEHDKCVGDQPCSPSGTNSSMSQDESDSDAPSSPTGSDGQASLLAGLAKKLDSEDDDRFPACIRDAVSQVLKGYDWSLVPMPVRGNGSLKSKPHVKRPMNAFMVWAQAARRKLADQYPHLHNAELSKTLGKLWRLLSESEKRPFVDEAERLRVQHKKDHPDYKYQPRRRKNVKPGQSDSDSGAELAHHHMYKAEPGVAGLAGMSEGHHHPEHAGQPHGPPTPPTTPKTDLHHGAKQDLKHESRRLVDSSGGGRQNIDFSNVDISELSTDVISNMEAFDVHEFDQYLPLNGHVSSVPAALSSEHGQASVTPYGSSYGGWSRKNTVPSSSPEAAQHRLHIKTEQLSPSHYSDHSHGSPSHPDYAAYNSQACVATSAASFPASQCDYTDLQSSNYYNPYSSYPSALYQYPYFPSPRRPYGSPILNSLSMAPAHSPTAPSWDQPVYTTLTRP is encoded by the exons atgcttaaaatgaccgaAGAGCACGACAAGTGTGTGGGCGACCAACCGTGCAGCCCCTCGGGCACAAACAGCTCCATGTCTCAGGATGAGTCCGACTCTGACGCGCCGTCCTCGCCGACGGGCTCCGACGGCCAAGCGTCTCTGCTCGCCGGTTTGGCCAAGAAGTTGGACTCGGAGGACGACGATCGCTTCCCGGCTTGCATACGGGACGCGGTCTCTCAGGTTCTGAAGGGATACGACTGGTCCCTGGTGCCCATGCCGGTGAGAGGGAACGGGTCCTTGAAGAGCAAACCGCACGTCAAGAGGCCCATGAACGCCTTCATGGTTTGGGCCCAGGCAGCTCGCAGGAAGCTGGCGGACCAGTACCCGCACCTGCACAATGCCGAACTCAGCAAGACACTGGGGAAACTGTGGCG cTTACTTTCGGAGAGCGAGAAGAGGCCCTTTGTGGATGAAGCGGAGCGCCTGAGGGTTCAGCACAAGAAAGATCACCCGGACTACAAGTACCAGCCCAGGCGACGGAAGAATGTCAAACCGGGCCAGAGCGACTCGGATTCTGGCGCCGAGCTGGCCCATCATCACATGTACAAAGCCGAACCGGGGGTGGCGGGGCTGGCAGGGATGTCTGAGGGGCACCACCATCCCGAACATGCCG GACAGCCCCACGGTCCCCCGACACCGCCCACCACCCCCAAAACGGACCTGCACCACGGCGCCAAGCAGGACCTAAAGCACGAAAGCCGTCGCCTGGTCGACAGCAGCGGCGGCGGCAGGCAAAACATCGACTTCAGCAACGTGGACATCTCCGAGCTCAGCACCGACGTCATCAGCAACATGGAGGCGTTCGACGTGCACGAGTTCGACCAGTACCTCCCGTTGAACGGCCACGTCTCCTCAGTCCCCGCCGCCCTGTCCTCAGAGCACGGGCAGGCCTCGGTGACCCCGTATGGCTCCTCCTACGGCGGCTGGAGTCGCAAGAACACCGTGCCCTCCTCGTCACCCGAGGCGGCCCAGCACCGCCTCCATATCAAAACGGAGCAGCTGAGCCCGAGCCACTACAGCGACCACTCCCACGGCTCGCCGTCACATCCCGATTACGCCGCCTACAACAGCCAGGCCTGTGTCGCCACCTCGGCGGCCTCCTTCCCCGCCTCCCAGTGTGACTATACCGACCTCCAGAGCTCCAACTATTACAACCCGTACTCCAGCTACCCCTCCGCCCTCTACCAGTACCCTTACTTCCCCTCCCCTCGGCGGCCTTACGGCAGCCCCATTCTCAACAGCCTGTCCATGGCGCCTGCTCACAGCCCCACCGCCCCCAGCTGGGACCAGCCCGTCTACACCACACTGACCCGACCTTAG